One Gemmatimonadaceae bacterium DNA window includes the following coding sequences:
- a CDS encoding (2Fe-2S)-binding protein, with protein MVASITLKVNGVARSVRVEPRALLVHVLRDQLGLTGTHVGCDTSQCGACTVHLDGRAVKSCAVLAVQAEGREITTIEHLGAEMLHPVQQAFMDKHGLQCGFCTPGMIMTAVDLLAANPDPTEAEIRHAIDGNLCRCTGYQNIVDAIRAAAETLRASKPGRASA; from the coding sequence GTGGTCGCGTCCATCACGCTCAAGGTCAACGGTGTCGCTCGTTCGGTCCGCGTGGAGCCGCGAGCCCTTCTCGTCCACGTGCTCCGAGACCAACTCGGCCTCACAGGCACGCACGTGGGTTGCGACACCAGCCAGTGCGGCGCGTGCACCGTCCACCTCGATGGACGTGCGGTGAAGAGTTGCGCGGTGCTCGCGGTTCAGGCGGAGGGGCGCGAGATCACCACCATCGAGCACCTTGGCGCCGAAATGCTGCACCCGGTCCAGCAGGCGTTCATGGACAAGCACGGATTGCAGTGCGGGTTCTGCACGCCGGGCATGATCATGACCGCCGTGGACCTCCTCGCGGCGAATCCCGACCCGACCGAGGCGGAGATCCGCCACGCGATCGACGGGAATCTCTGCCGCTGCACCGGTTACCAGAACATCGTGGACGCCATCCGCGCCGCCGCTGAGACGCTCCGTGCGTCGAAGCCTGGCCGCGCGTCGGCCTGA